Proteins from one Triticum aestivum cultivar Chinese Spring chromosome 7A, IWGSC CS RefSeq v2.1, whole genome shotgun sequence genomic window:
- the LOC123153617 gene encoding NEDD8-like has protein sequence MQIFVKTLTGKTITLEVEGSDTPTPWTALRESTQHLVLRLHSSTTIKVKTPTAKEIEIDIEPTDMADRIQECVEEKEGIPPVQQRLIFDGKHMAGDKTGGYVLHLVLALGGCLLEFGSYGRLLSHEGVALV, from the exons atgcagatcttcgtgaagaccctgacGGGTAAAACCATCACGTTGGAGGTGGAGGGCAGCGACACGCCGACACCATGGACAGCGTTAAGG GAGTCGACGCAACACCTGGTGCTCCGCCTCCACAGCAGCACCACCATCAAGGTCAAGACGCCAACCGCCAAGGAGATCGAGATCGACATTGAACCCACTGACATGGCCGACAGGATCCAGGAGTGCGTCGAGGAGAAGGAGGGCATCCCGCCAGTCCAGCAGAGGCTCATATTCGATGGCAAGCATATGGCCGGCGACAAGACAGGCGGCTACGTGCTCCACCTCGTGCTCGCCCTAGGGGGATGCCTGCTAGAATTTGGGTCTTACGGTCGCTTGCTTTCCCATGAGGGTGTAGCTTTGGTTTGA